One segment of Lytechinus variegatus isolate NC3 chromosome 13, Lvar_3.0, whole genome shotgun sequence DNA contains the following:
- the LOC121426674 gene encoding uncharacterized protein LOC121426674, protein MDATAISILVFFILVFLLGVPGNILTIRVKTKRRRKTSTQTFIIILACADLFLCVFASTAVVGLSITDELFSAKACRGVYAICVASVVQSLLMMTSIAADRCAIMCYPHRKRLDTKYTCLVAGGCLVIATIFAITIGLNTTIQSYGGLVYRCNVDSGSWGMPFQKAMAGLAALCVIVIILLYAKVYCALRKHRRVQVALGPNLSQDNSSIANKQCSLIHQSRMGPRSGRKSDIGAFDQRRTPNSGGYVATVSSKVHNQCHDERVVREACFNDQEESSNVLVPENPERNQTLAYREQGGQDGNNLPDTLAPNHAHTSKDTDRTLPGNPAGHRATRERMVNESEGIRMKQLCRSERQATTMMLVVTIILIVSWCPSVVSFVAPVQDMVHIAKNKPALYVLLYLLKLTVFISNATNPLVYTLMNKRFRDEGWQEIRRFCCFLHCR, encoded by the coding sequence ATGGATGCAACAGCAATTAGCATACTTGTGTTCTTCATTCTGGTGTTTCTCTTAGGTGTGCCCGGGAATATCCTGACGATTCGAGTCAAGACGAAGCGCCGTCGCAAAACCAGTACCCagaccttcatcatcatcctggCTTGCGCTGATCTGTTCCTCTGCGTCTTCGCTTCGACAGCCGTCGTCGGCCTATCAATCACCGACGAGCTCTTCTCGGCCAAAGCTTGCAGAGGAGTGTACGCTATTTGCGTTGCCTCGGTGGTGCAGTCGCTGTTGATGATGACGTCCATAGCTGCGGATCGGTGTGCCATCATGTGCTATCCACATCGGAAGAGACTTGATACAAAGTATACGTGTTTGGTTGCCGGGGGATGTCTCGTGATAGCGACGATTTTTGCAATTACCATAGGACTCAACACAACGATTCAGAGTTACGGCGGCCTTGTGTACCGTTGTAATGTGGATTCCGGCAGCTGGGGGATGCCTTTCCAGAAGGCCATGGCCGGACTGGCAGCCTTAtgtgtcatcgtcatcattctTCTTTATGCGAAGGTCTACTGCGCACTGAGGAAACACCGCCGTGTTCAAGTAGCTCTCGGACCTAACTTGTCTCAAGACAATTCATCTATCGCCAATAAGCAGTGCTCTTTAATTCACCAATCCCGGATGGGGCCACGTAGTGGTAGAAAATCAGATATAGGTGCATTCGATCAGAGGAGGACTCCGAATTCCGGTGGCTATGTCGCTACTGTTTCAAGTAAAGTACACAACCAATGCCACGACGAAAGGGTAGTGAGGGAGGCATGCTTTAACGATCAAGAGGAATCTTCAAACGTTCTAGTGCCCGAAAATCCTGAAAGAAATCAGACCCTTGCCTACAGGGAGCAAGGTGGACAAGATGGTAACAATCTACCCGACACGTTAGCCCCAAATCACGCACATACTTCGAAGGACACTGATAGAACTCTCCCTGGGAATCCGGCTGGGCATAGAGCCACCAGAGAACGCATGGTAAACGAGTCAGAAGGGATCCGAATGAAACAACTCTGTCGCTCGGAAAGGCAGGCCACCAcaatgatgttggtggtgacaATCATTCTCATTGTATCGTGGTGTCCATCAGTTGTTTCTTTTGTTGCACCTGTACAGGACATGGTCCACATCGCCAAGAACAAGCCCGCCCTCTACGTCTTGTTATATCTTCTGAAGTTAACGGTGTTCATCTCCAACGCCACAAACCCGCTCGTGTATACGTTAATGAATAAACGGTTTAGAGACGAAGGTTGGCAGGAAATAAGACGGTTCTGTTGTTTTTTGCACTGTAGATAA
- the LOC121426300 gene encoding aquaporin-11-like, whose translation MLGRVKSGGEVVNCSLVVSVIDHKCNRQAVRIHFNNLKLIKAGKMFTELGISLLCYASTFVLCHVLRFFLRRLLPRASYPYAAEFVDTFHMICCLYENGMVLKLGLLPFAVCLFTLSIVYAFLFEGFANPAVVLDYVLRRKVSFLTGVFRVMLELIAAIVAYRYTTFVWKTFAPSSRHYQAATVEMLAENCSTGLNVSPLLGFAFEMTSVAFLKLVAGYFHGGRRFWRIINGVISVAIILFGLEYTGAPMNPILGFASGWGCKDHWVPSHLFVFWLGPFLGISIGDWVIDNLMDADGKRTMTTSAAKSRERNGVVLEQNGNHEKIH comes from the exons ATGCTCGGTAGGGTGAAGTCCGGGGGTGAAGTTGTAAACTGCAGCTTAGTTGTGAGTGTCATCGATCACAAGTGCAATCGACAGGCTGTGAGaatacattttaacaatttAAAGCTCATCAAAGCCGGAAAAATGTTTACAGAGTTAGGAATTTCCCTTTTGTGCTATGCATCGACATTTGTACTATGCCACGTCCTCCGTTTCTTCCTCCGCCGACTTCTCCCGAGGGCTTCCTATCCGTACGCCGCAGAATTCGTCGACACTTTTCATATGATTTGCTGCCTTTACGAAAATGGGATGGTGCTAAAACTAGGACTCCTGCCTTTTGCCGTGTGCCTTTTCACCTTATCAATCGTTTATGCGTTTTTATTTGAGGGCTTTGCAAATCCAGCAGTTGTTCTCGATTATGTTTTAAGAAGGAAAGTGAGCTTTTTGACAGGTGTTTTTCGTGTGATGTTGGAATTGATTGCTGCAATTGTTGCCTATCGCTACACGACATTCGTGTGGAAGACTTTTGCTCCATCTTCCAGGCATTACCAGGCAGCGACAGTAGAGATGCTAGCGGAAAATTGCAGTACTGGATTAAAT GTTTCACCACTGCTCGGTTTTGCTTTTGAGATGACTTCTGTTGCGTTCTTGAAGCTCGTCGCAGGATACTTCCACGGAGGCAGGAGGTTCTGGAGGATCATCAATGGCGTCATTTCGGTTGCGATCATTCTATTTG GTTTGGAATACACTGGAGCTCCCATGAACCCCATTCTCGGGTTTGCATCAGGGTGGGGTTGCAAGGATCATTGGGTCCCCTCCCACCTCTTTGTCTTCTGGTTGGGCCCCTTCCTGGGCATCAGCATCGGTGACTGGGTCATTGACAACCTGATGGATGCCGACGGCAAGAGGACGATGACGACATCGGCAGCGAAGTCCAGAGAGCGGAATGGAGTAGTACTAGAGCAGAATGGAAATCATGAGAAAATTCATTGA